Part of the Bifidobacterium sp. ESL0775 genome is shown below.
TGCATCCGTTACGGTGGTGGCTTTGGAGCGGGCCTCGGTTTCATCGCTGCCAACTGCCAATGCGACGGCCATACGGCGGTGGCCGTTTACTGTGGGCTTGCCGAAGATGCGTAGGTCGGTATTCGGTTGTGATAACGCTTCGGGAACGTTGGTGAACGTGACTTGGCCGTGTCCCGTGACCACTACGGCGTGACTGGCTGCGACTTCGCCGTTTTTAAGATTTAGGGAGACACTTTCTTCGGTGACGGGAATGCCGAGAACCGCTCTTGCGTGCAGGGTGAACTCGCTTAAATGTTGGGAGATCATGGTCACCATGCCGGTGTCGTGCGGACGAGGGGAGACCTCGTTGAAAAGAACCGCGCCGTTCTTCAGAACGAACAGTTCCACGCCGAAAACGCCCCAGCCGTGTTCACCGTCTTTGTGGGCGATATCGACCAATCCGCTGACGGCCTTGCGGGCGATGGTTTGCGCTTTTTCCAGAACTGCCGGATTCACTTGTGCAGGTTGCCACGATTCGCGGTAGTCGCCGTCTTCCTGTCGTTGGCCGATGGGGGAGCAGACCACGATGCCGGCGCTGGAAGAAACGGTGAGCATGGTCAGTTCATAATCAAGTGGCGCGAACGCCTCGACGACGACACGCGAGATAACGCCGTCTTTGGCATCTCGACGTCCGGTTTGCGCTTCTTGCCAAGCTGTTTCGAGATCGTTATCCGAACGTAATACGGATTGGCCGTGTCCTGAAGAACTCATCACCGGCTTGACCACGCACGGATAGCCGACGGCTTGTGTCCTGGTTTTGAATTCGGCGAACGAACCGGCAAAACGGTACGGGGTGGTCGGCAGATTAAGTTTTTTGTGCATCAACGTTCGTAAAGCTTCGCGATCCATGCAAATCGATGCGATGCGGGAGCTGGGCACGACTTGGATACCATTTGAAGCTGCTTTGGCCAATTCGGCGGTCGCGATGGCCTCGATTTCGGGGATGATGATGGAAGGCTTGACTTCTGCAATAAGACCATTGAGCGCTGTGGTATCCGTCATATCGAGTACACGGCTTTCCTGCGCGATCTGCATGGCCGGCGCGCGCTCGTAGCTGTCGGCTGCGAAGACGAACGCCCCAAGCCGTGTCAGCCCGATGGCGATTTCACGTCCCAATTCGCCAGAACCCAGTAGCAGCACGCGCGTTTGCTGTAAAGGTGCAGGGTTTCCCAGCGGATAATCGACGGATGATGATGCAGTTTCGGCGCTCATGCTTTCATTCTCGCATGAGATAGCCCCAGCGTAGGGGAGTAGGATGAAACCATGCCAGATTCCCGAAACGCCGCAGGCGACGCCAACAAGTCGCTGACCATCGCGCTGGTGGTCGATTCGGTCGGCAACCGGGGCAACGGCACCTCGAATTCGGCGTTGCAATATGCCGAAGAACTTCGGCGGCAAGGCCATCACGTTCGGCTTGTCGGCGTTGGCGCTCCCGATTATCCCGTCGAGGTTCATCATCTGCCGTTTGTCTCGTGGCTTGCGGCCAAGCAGCAGATGCAGTTCGCGCAGCCGGACGACGCGGTGTTCCGCGAGGCGTTCGATGGGGCCGATGTGGTGCATATCTATATGCCGTTCAAATTCGGCAGGCGGGCGTTGGCCGTCGCGCGTTCGATGGACATTCCCGTAACCGCAGGTTTCCATCTTCAGCCTGAAAACATCACGTATTCCGCCGGTCCGTTGCGCTACATTCCCGGCATTCCTTCGCTGATCTACTACTTGTTCGATTTCTGGCTGTATCGCCATATCGGCCACATCCACACTCCGAGCCAGATGATCGCCCGTCAGTTGCGGGCGCATGGCTATCGGGCCCGGCTTCATGTCATCTCCAACGGGTATTCCAGCCGTTTCCACCCGAACGGTACTGGGGTTGATGATGTAATACATGGCGAATATGATGGAATCGACATTCAAGATTCCCGCCATTCTCAACCCGTGTTCCGTATCATCGCTTCTGGCCGTTTGTCCCATGAAAAAGACCATGAGACGCTGATCCGTGCGGTGGCGATGAGCCATCACGCCTTGCACATCGATTTGACCATTTGTGGTACGGGTCCATTGCAACGACGTCTTCGTCGACTTGCCAAGCGATTGTTGCCGCGTCAAGCGCATATCGGATTCCATCCCAATGAGGATATGCCGAATCTGTTGCGCCGGGCCGATTTGCTGGTCCATCCCTCAATCGTGGACATCGAATCACTCAGCGTGCTTGAGGGCATCGCCTCCGGCTTGGTGCCGGTCATCGCTGATTCGCCGCTTTCGGCCGCCAGCCAGTTCGTGTTGACCGATTCGTCGGTTTTCCCCGCCCGCAACGCCAAGGCGCTCGCCCGTCGCATTGATTGGTGGATCGAACACCCGCAAGAGCGTGCGGAGTGGGGACCCAAATACGCGCAGGAAGCCCGCGAGCAATACGCGTTGCCACAGTGTGTGCGCCGTTTTGTCGCCATGGAGCGCGCGGCCATCGCCGATGCGTAGTGCGGTGCCACGGGTCAGCAATGGCATGTGTTATTGCGACGAAAAGCACGGAAAACGCAAGAAAAGTGTGCTTTTGGTCGCATTGCGAGTTTCAACGTGACGAAAAGCATGAAAAATCCTGCTTTTCGTCGCACTGACTTTAAGAGTCCGCGACGCAAAGCAGGATGATTGGCGGTTAAATCTACAGCAGTGCGATGAGCTGGTCGGTGTGCTCCTGGGTTGTTGCCCAGCTGGTGCAAAGGCGCATCACCGAATGCGTGTCATCGTACTTCTCAAGGAAGCCCATGGCGACCTGCGGGGAAAGCCGGTCGATCGTCGGCTGGTCCATGGCCACGAAGACCTGGTTGGTCGTGTTCGGGTAGACGAGCTGATAGCCCTTGGCCCTGAGCGCGGCGCGGATCTGGTCGGCCATGGTGTTGGCGTTCCTGTCGATTTTCGTATACAGTCCGTCGGTGAACAGCGTGTCGAACTGCAAGCCGAGTAGCCAGCCCTTGGCCAAAAGCGCACCGTGTTGCTTGATCTGGGTGAGGAAATGCTTGGGCGTGTTGTGCTTGGTGAAGACGACCGCCTCGCCGAAGAGGGCTCCGACCTTGGTGCCGCCGATATAGAAGACGTCGGTGATGCGCGCGATGTCCTCAAGCGTGAGGTCGTTGCCGGCCGCCGTCAGCCCGTACCCCAGGCGCGCGCCGTCGAGGAAAAGCGGCATGTCATAGCGGTGCGCGACCTCGGCGATGGCCGTGAGCTCGGCCTTGGTATACATCGTTCCGTATTCGGTGGGGTGCGAGACGTAGACGCAGCCGGGGAAGACCATGTGGGTGTAGTTGCCGTCGGCGTAGAAGTCCTTGCAATATTGATCGAGCTCGTCCGCCTCGATCTTGCCCTCGTGGCTCGGCAGAGTGAGCACTTTATGTCCTGTGGATTCCACGGCGCCGGCCTCGTGGACGTTGATGTGCCCGTTGGTGGCGGCCACCGCACCCGCGTAGGCCGGGGTGATGGTGTCGATGACGGTCTGGTTGGTCTGTGTGCCGCCGACGAGGAACCAGACATCGGCGTCCGGGCAGCCGCAGGCCTGGCGGATCTTCTCTTTGGCGGAGTCGCAGTATTTGTCGGAGCCATAGCCTGGAATCTGCTCCATATTGGTCTCGGCCATCCGCTTCAAGATCGCGGGATGGGCGCCTTCCGTGTAATCACTGGTGAAATCCAGCATGTCGCTCCTTGTTTTGCATCCGATTGGTATGCCTCCACCATAATCCCACGGGTGGCTACGCGGCACGGGAGCGGGAATAGCGCCTTATTGGGAAACGATAAAGGGGCATCCGTATTTTGATATGCGAATACCCTTTTATATTGAAGTGTTACGTAGGCTTTGGTTGTGAAGAAGGTCCAGGAATCCGGGCTTGCCTTATTCCTTGCCTGCCTCCGCCGTGATGCCGCGCTCGTCGTTCATCGTCGCGAAGTTGAGGCCGATGAGGATGCCGCCGCCGACGAGATTGCCGAGGATCGCGACCACGATGACCAGAATCGCCTTCCATGCGTTGATTGCCCCATGCAGTCCAAGGATGAGGAACATCGCTGAGTCGGCCACGGAGTGCTCGAAGCCGCAGAAGGTGAAGACCAGCACCGCGACCACCATGATGATGCACTTGGTGAAATCGTTGGAAAGTTTGCCGTTGTATACCATGAGCATGGCGATGTTGATGCAGAAGTTGCAGAAGATCGCGCGCACGAAGAGGTCGCCGACCCCGCCAAAGGAGTTGAGATAGACGAGTTTGGCATTCGCCGCGGCGAGCATGGCGTCGTAGCTGGCCCCGGAGATGATGGTGGAGAAGCGCAGGATGACGGCCACGATAAGCGCGCCCAGAAGGTTGCCGAGCAGACACAATCCCAGCAGTTTCAGCGATTTCAGCCAGCCGATGCGCTTGTGGTAGGCTCCGACGCTGACGACCATCATGTTGGAGGTCAGCAGTTCAGAATTCGTGTAGTAAATGAGCACAAGCGCCCAACCGAAGGTCGTGCCGGCCAGCACTTTGCCCGCAAGCAGCAGCCCCGGTCCACCCGACGAGCTGGCCCCCATGATGACCCAGAAGGCGGTGAAGAAGACGCCGACCAAAATGCCCGCCATGGTCGCGCGCTGGATGTAACGGCCGGTCATCTTGCCGGTCATGGTCTCCTTGCTGTCAAGCACGTCGAGCACGGTCGAGATGAACGCGCGCCCTGGGAAAAGCGGCTTGGTCTCGTCCTCGGTCCCTTCGACTTCGGAAATGGTGGTTTTGAGTTCCGATAGTTTGCCCATGTGTTTCCGTGTGTTCTTTCCGTGAGAATGATTGAAAAAAAATAAAGACTTTTTTCATTATGAGTCGATGGTGTGCCGTCATTCAAGCGAAAGCGGCCCTTTGTAAGCAAGAACACAACAGTTATGTGACGGACGTTACATTAAGCGAGGGTTGCAGGGCAGGTTGATATGTCCACATACTGATAAAAATCCATGGCCGGCGAAATAAAAACCAGAAGAACGTGCCCGGCCTCGCCTGCGGCTTGCGTGATTGATAAATGACTATTGATTCTGCGTATATCGTTCAGGTTGCGATGGCCGAATGTATGCCGATACACTCGGTTGCTAACGCCGGCGATGTCAAGAAAAACGGTGGATTCATTGAGCTGTCCGCGGTTCAGTGGCTTGCAAAAAGCGCGCTTGCACGGTGGATGGATGGGAAAGACGAGGGAGGTGATTCGATGTCACAAGCTATCACGATACGTAACCTGACAAAGAAATATCCCAGTGAAGACGGCGAGAAAGTCGCGTTGAGCGGCGTGGATCTAGATGTCGAAAAAGGGGATATCTACGGCATCATCGGATTGTCCGGTGCCGGCAAGTCCACGCTGGTGCGTTGCATCAACGGGCTTGAGCATTACGATGGCGGCACGCTCGCCGTCAACGGCAAGGAGGTCGCCGATCTGCGCCCCAAGGAGCTACGCGCCTTGAGAAGCGATGTCGGCATGATCTTCCAGTCGTTCAACCTGATGCCCTCGCGCACAGTGGCCGCCAACGTCGAGCTCGCCTTCCGCGGCAAAACCGACGCCAAAACGCGGCAGGAGCGCGTCTCGGAGCTTTTGGAACTGGTCGGCCTGACCGAGAAGGCCGATGCCTATCCCGGCGAGCTTTCCGGCGGCCAGCAGCAGCGCGTCGCCATCGCCAGGGCCTTGGTCAACAGGCCCAGCATATTGTTGAGCGACGAGGCGACGAGTGCGCTCGATCCGACCACGACCAAATCCATCCTCGCCCTGTTGCGCAACCTGCACGACACGCTGGGCCTGACCATCGTCGTCATCACCCACCAGATGGCCGTCATCAAGCAGATCTGCAACAAGGTCGCCGTCATCGACCACGGCACCATCGTCGAGAAGGGCGATGTCTTCGACATCTTCGCAGCGCCAAAGGCCGCGCTCACCAAGGCATTCGTCGCCACGACCTCGAACCTCGACAAGGTCCACGAGCTGCTTGACGACCATTCGCCGCTGGTCGAGCCGCAACCCGGGCAGGTGCTGCTACGCATGAACTACATCGCCAAAGAGGTCTCCGAGGCCTTGGTCTCGCACATCTCGCGCGAGTTCTCGATCGACGTCAACATCATTTTCGCCGACATCGACATCGTCGAGAACGCGCCGCTCGGCGGGCTGGTCGTCATGCTCAAAGGCGATTCCAAGAAAATCAATGACGCGCTCGCCTATTTGAAGGAACGCAATATCGGCATCGAGGTGATCGATCGTGCTTAATCTGCTCAACCTTTGGTTTCCGAACGTGATGAGCCGTCTGCCGGAATTCTTCGACTCGTTCGTGCAGACGATCATCATGGTCGCCATCGCCGGTCTGATCTCCTTCGTCCTGGCGGTCATCCTGGGCGTCGCCGTCACCATCACCAAACCTGGAGGGCTTCGTCCCAACAAGGTCGTCTTCAACGTCATCGACAAGCTCATCAACCTGTTCCGCTCGATTCCGTTCATCATCCTGGCGGCCTCGTTGGTGCCGGTCACCCGCTTCATCGTGGGCACGGCCATCGGCACGAAAGGCGCGTTGTTCCCGCTGGTCGTCGGCATCACCCCGTTCTTCGCCCGCCAGATCCAATCGGCCCTGGCAGGCATTGATTCCAGGTTGATCGAGGCGGCGCAGGCCATGGGCATGAGCCTTCCTGAGATCATCTGGCGCGTCTACCTGCGTGAGGCGATCCCCTCGATCATCCGCGTCAGCGTCATCACCTTGGTCAGCCTCATCGACATGACCGCGGTGGTCGGCGTGGTCGGCGGCGGGGGACTCGGCGATTTCGCCATCCGCTACGGCTACCAGCGCTACATGATGGACGTCACCATCGCCACCATCATCGTCCTGGTGCTCCTCGTTGGCCTGGTCGAACTCATCGGCCGCTTGCTCGTCGAGATCACCGAACACTGACGGAACCGAACCTGTTTCCGATATCGGATACGCGAGAACCGCTACCAAACCTATTTCAATCTCAAAATAACAATCCTCTGACGGCAATCAGTGTCGTGCAAAATGACAAGCCGCCAGGTCGAACACACCCAGAAAGGTTTCCCATGGCCACCAAAAAACAAACCAAAGCCAAGCACCAACTCTTCGCCCTGCTCGCGGCGATCGTCGTGGTGGTGTTGGTCATCGCCGGCATCAGCATCTTCCGCAACGCCAAAGCGAACAAGGAGCAGGTCGTCACCGTGGCCCTGGTCGGCAATTCCGATGATGCCGAATGGAAGGCCGTGCAGGCCCGGCTTGACGAGGAGCACGCCAATATCAAGCTGAAATACCGGACCTTCCAGGACGCCATCTACGCCGATCAGGCGCTTGCCAACCACGAACTCGACATCTCGGCTTGCGAGCATTACGCCTTCCTGAATCAGGACAAAAAGGAGAAGGGCTATAAGTTGACTCCTATCGCCGAAACCTACATCTCGCCGATGAACCTGTATTCGCAAAAATACAAGAGCGTCAAGGACTTCAAACCTGGTGACAAGGTCGCGGTGCCCAACAACGTCACCAACCTCGGCCGCTCGCTCAAGGTGCTGGATTCAGCGGGGCTCATCAAGCTCAAAGACAACACGAAAGCCGACCCCACAACCGATGACATCGTCGCCAATCCCAGCGGCATTGTCGTCGAACTCAACGACGCGGCCTCCATCATCAATCTGTTGCCCGATTATGCCGGCGGTGTCGTCAACACGAACTTCATCGTCGACGCGGGCAAGAAGCCGGAGGACGCCATCTACGCCCCGAAACTCAAGCCTGGCGACCCGAGTTTCAAGCCTTATGTGAACATCATCATAGCCAACACGAGTAATAAGGACAGTGAGAATTTGCGTAAGATTGTTGACGCGTATCACACGCGGGCGGTCGCCGAGCAGCTCATCAAGGACCATAACATCCCCATGTTCAAATACTGAGCGGTTTGCGGGACTTGAGGAACTTGAGGGCAAAAGGTATTCGGTGGTTTGCGACGCGCCGGACGCCTAAGGTCTTGAGAATCATGTATAGTTCTTATCTGTTGTGCGGATGTTGATTGGCTCATTGAGCCGGTCGGTGTTCGACTTCGATGGTGGCCATAGCTCAGCAGGTAGAGCATCTGATTGTGGTTCAGAAGGTCGCGCGTTCGAACCGCGTTGGCCACCCCATCAAATCCTCGGAATATCAATGTTCCGGGGATTTTTCATATCCGCCCCTAAAACGACGCTGGACACGATTAGACACGATGAACGACATTGCTATTGGCGCTCGCGGCTCTTCAGGGCTTCTCTACGACGCAAATCAAGGGCATCGGCAACATTATCCAGCTGTTCTGGCCACAGGTCGGCATAAATGTTCAACGTTTCCGTGGCGTCGGCGTGCCCCATGGCACTCTGAAGCGTCTTCACCGACGCGCCGGCCGCTATGCTGAGCGACGCATAGGTGTGCCGCAGGGAATGGATCACCAAATTCGGCACGTCAAGCCCACTTCCGGCCACGGCCTTCCTCCACACCCGGTCACGCCAGTTAGGATCGGCTATATGCCCTCCCTGCGAGTTCGGGAACAGCCATGAATCAAACGGACGGCCATCGATCTGCTCTTTAATCCTGGGAACAAGAAACGCGGGGATCGGAACTTTGCGAGTGATGCCGCTTTTCGGGGTGCCGAGTATCTGCCGGCCACCGTCCCGCGTCCAGGTCTTCGACACTTTCAGACGCCTCGCCTTCAAATCGACATCCTGCACCTGAAGGGCGAATAGCTCGTTTATCCTCAGCCCCGTATAGGCCAGCGTGAGCACGATAAGGCCGTCCTGTGGCTGGCCGACGCCTTCAGCGGATTCAGCCAGCAGTTCCACCTCGGAATCGGTCAGATATGCCCGCTTCTCTGGCTTGGTGTCCTTGGGTAGACGCACATCCTCCAGCGGATTGAACGCTATCCATTTCCTGGAGGGTTTGGCCGCATAGCGAAGGACGCTACCGAAGGTCACACCCACTACATGCTTGATTGTTCCAGGTGAAAGTGGACTGGGGTCGCCGCCCGACTTCAAATTGGCGGGTGCCGAACCGTCTAGCAGTTGTGCCACCCATTCATTGATTGACGCCTCGCTGATCGCCCTGATCGGTATGGCTCCCCACTTCGGCAGACAATATATCCGCAGCTCCCGGCCGAGTCTGTCCCTGGTAGTTGCTTTCACTGCGTTCTTTGATTTGAACCATTCCGTGGCCACTGAAGCGAACGTTTTGGAACGATCGGCAGGATCGATATACCGTCCGGAACGCAGATCATCCTCCATAGCGGCCGCATAGCTTTCGGCATCTCCCCGGCTTTCGAACTTACGGTTATGACGTGTATTCAGCCCCGTGGAGGGATTTACGGCATACCAGTCAACACGCCAACGCCGGCCTTTTCCATAGCTTGACAACCGCCATTCCTGTGGTACACGGGCGCGCTCGGGTCTTTTAGCTGCATTCAGGGAACGCCGGACTGACGCTGGGGCATCTTTACTCAGCCAGCGATCAGTGACCCAAGCTTTAGCCATTATTATTTCTTTTCTGTTGTTGGCGAATATTTCTCTACCCAGTCTTTGGGGGTGTGAGGATGTGACTTTTCTTCGGAGATGGCTGCTTTCACTTCCCTCCTGTCGACTAAATCGCGATATGGTGTACCGTTCAGTCCTTCACCACGTTTTCCTGACTCTATCCATCCAGTTGCCCAGGAAGCCACATAATCAACATTAAAGATCTCTAGCATCCGTTTAATTTCCGTTTTGGTTGCTTCTGAAGGCTCATATTGTGGTTGGTTTGGTTTGGGCTTTATAGCAATTTCTAGCTCTCGCAGTGCTCCACCGTAATTGTGCATGGCTATCCTCAGCGCATCATAGCAATTTTCAAAATCTGTCTTTGCTTCCCATGCGTATTTTTCATTTTCCGGCATCGTGAGGCTAACCAAATATTTTGCTGGATCGTAGCCAAGACAGGCCAACAAGTCCCTTGCCTCTATGAGTTTCAATTGGCGTTGTCCGGATTCGATGTTGTAAACAGTTTGCTTTTTCCAAGCATGGCCTCGTGAGCGCATTTCACTTGCCACCTCTGCCTGTGAGGTTTCGCCACGTAACTTTTTAACGCGCTCGCCGATTATGGCGTCATCTGAAGTAATCATAAGTATAGATTAAAAACTGTTCATGACATTTAGTTATTTTTCGTGACTCGCCGTAAAGATTCACGTTTGACAATCAAATTTAATTCGATAAT
Proteins encoded:
- the purT gene encoding formate-dependent phosphoribosylglycinamide formyltransferase, coding for MSAETASSSVDYPLGNPAPLQQTRVLLLGSGELGREIAIGLTRLGAFVFAADSYERAPAMQIAQESRVLDMTDTTALNGLIAEVKPSIIIPEIEAIATAELAKAASNGIQVVPSSRIASICMDREALRTLMHKKLNLPTTPYRFAGSFAEFKTRTQAVGYPCVVKPVMSSSGHGQSVLRSDNDLETAWQEAQTGRRDAKDGVISRVVVEAFAPLDYELTMLTVSSSAGIVVCSPIGQRQEDGDYRESWQPAQVNPAVLEKAQTIARKAVSGLVDIAHKDGEHGWGVFGVELFVLKNGAVLFNEVSPRPHDTGMVTMISQHLSEFTLHARAVLGIPVTEESVSLNLKNGEVAASHAVVVTGHGQVTFTNVPEALSQPNTDLRIFGKPTVNGHRRMAVALAVGSDETEARSKATTVTDALDTTVAPEE
- a CDS encoding glycosyltransferase codes for the protein MPDSRNAAGDANKSLTIALVVDSVGNRGNGTSNSALQYAEELRRQGHHVRLVGVGAPDYPVEVHHLPFVSWLAAKQQMQFAQPDDAVFREAFDGADVVHIYMPFKFGRRALAVARSMDIPVTAGFHLQPENITYSAGPLRYIPGIPSLIYYLFDFWLYRHIGHIHTPSQMIARQLRAHGYRARLHVISNGYSSRFHPNGTGVDDVIHGEYDGIDIQDSRHSQPVFRIIASGRLSHEKDHETLIRAVAMSHHALHIDLTICGTGPLQRRLRRLAKRLLPRQAHIGFHPNEDMPNLLRRADLLVHPSIVDIESLSVLEGIASGLVPVIADSPLSAASQFVLTDSSVFPARNAKALARRIDWWIEHPQERAEWGPKYAQEAREQYALPQCVRRFVAMERAAIADA
- a CDS encoding aminotransferase class I/II-fold pyridoxal phosphate-dependent enzyme, with protein sequence MLDFTSDYTEGAHPAILKRMAETNMEQIPGYGSDKYCDSAKEKIRQACGCPDADVWFLVGGTQTNQTVIDTITPAYAGAVAATNGHINVHEAGAVESTGHKVLTLPSHEGKIEADELDQYCKDFYADGNYTHMVFPGCVYVSHPTEYGTMYTKAELTAIAEVAHRYDMPLFLDGARLGYGLTAAGNDLTLEDIARITDVFYIGGTKVGALFGEAVVFTKHNTPKHFLTQIKQHGALLAKGWLLGLQFDTLFTDGLYTKIDRNANTMADQIRAALRAKGYQLVYPNTTNQVFVAMDQPTIDRLSPQVAMGFLEKYDDTHSVMRLCTSWATTQEHTDQLIALL
- a CDS encoding formate/nitrite transporter family protein, with amino-acid sequence MGKLSELKTTISEVEGTEDETKPLFPGRAFISTVLDVLDSKETMTGKMTGRYIQRATMAGILVGVFFTAFWVIMGASSSGGPGLLLAGKVLAGTTFGWALVLIYYTNSELLTSNMMVVSVGAYHKRIGWLKSLKLLGLCLLGNLLGALIVAVILRFSTIISGASYDAMLAAANAKLVYLNSFGGVGDLFVRAIFCNFCINIAMLMVYNGKLSNDFTKCIIMVVAVLVFTFCGFEHSVADSAMFLILGLHGAINAWKAILVIVVAILGNLVGGGILIGLNFATMNDERGITAEAGKE
- a CDS encoding ATP-binding cassette domain-containing protein, translating into MSQAITIRNLTKKYPSEDGEKVALSGVDLDVEKGDIYGIIGLSGAGKSTLVRCINGLEHYDGGTLAVNGKEVADLRPKELRALRSDVGMIFQSFNLMPSRTVAANVELAFRGKTDAKTRQERVSELLELVGLTEKADAYPGELSGGQQQRVAIARALVNRPSILLSDEATSALDPTTTKSILALLRNLHDTLGLTIVVITHQMAVIKQICNKVAVIDHGTIVEKGDVFDIFAAPKAALTKAFVATTSNLDKVHELLDDHSPLVEPQPGQVLLRMNYIAKEVSEALVSHISREFSIDVNIIFADIDIVENAPLGGLVVMLKGDSKKINDALAYLKERNIGIEVIDRA
- a CDS encoding methionine ABC transporter permease; amino-acid sequence: MLNLLNLWFPNVMSRLPEFFDSFVQTIIMVAIAGLISFVLAVILGVAVTITKPGGLRPNKVVFNVIDKLINLFRSIPFIILAASLVPVTRFIVGTAIGTKGALFPLVVGITPFFARQIQSALAGIDSRLIEAAQAMGMSLPEIIWRVYLREAIPSIIRVSVITLVSLIDMTAVVGVVGGGGLGDFAIRYGYQRYMMDVTIATIIVLVLLVGLVELIGRLLVEITEH
- a CDS encoding MetQ/NlpA family ABC transporter substrate-binding protein, with amino-acid sequence MATKKQTKAKHQLFALLAAIVVVVLVIAGISIFRNAKANKEQVVTVALVGNSDDAEWKAVQARLDEEHANIKLKYRTFQDAIYADQALANHELDISACEHYAFLNQDKKEKGYKLTPIAETYISPMNLYSQKYKSVKDFKPGDKVAVPNNVTNLGRSLKVLDSAGLIKLKDNTKADPTTDDIVANPSGIVVELNDAASIINLLPDYAGGVVNTNFIVDAGKKPEDAIYAPKLKPGDPSFKPYVNIIIANTSNKDSENLRKIVDAYHTRAVAEQLIKDHNIPMFKY
- a CDS encoding site-specific integrase, with the translated sequence MAKAWVTDRWLSKDAPASVRRSLNAAKRPERARVPQEWRLSSYGKGRRWRVDWYAVNPSTGLNTRHNRKFESRGDAESYAAAMEDDLRSGRYIDPADRSKTFASVATEWFKSKNAVKATTRDRLGRELRIYCLPKWGAIPIRAISEASINEWVAQLLDGSAPANLKSGGDPSPLSPGTIKHVVGVTFGSVLRYAAKPSRKWIAFNPLEDVRLPKDTKPEKRAYLTDSEVELLAESAEGVGQPQDGLIVLTLAYTGLRINELFALQVQDVDLKARRLKVSKTWTRDGGRQILGTPKSGITRKVPIPAFLVPRIKEQIDGRPFDSWLFPNSQGGHIADPNWRDRVWRKAVAGSGLDVPNLVIHSLRHTYASLSIAAGASVKTLQSAMGHADATETLNIYADLWPEQLDNVADALDLRRREALKSRERQ
- a CDS encoding helix-turn-helix transcriptional regulator → MITSDDAIIGERVKKLRGETSQAEVASEMRSRGHAWKKQTVYNIESGQRQLKLIEARDLLACLGYDPAKYLVSLTMPENEKYAWEAKTDFENCYDALRIAMHNYGGALRELEIAIKPKPNQPQYEPSEATKTEIKRMLEIFNVDYVASWATGWIESGKRGEGLNGTPYRDLVDRREVKAAISEEKSHPHTPKDWVEKYSPTTEKK